From the genome of Halobellus litoreus, one region includes:
- the gatA gene encoding Asp-tRNA(Asn)/Glu-tRNA(Gln) amidotransferase subunit GatA, translating into MSLNAFITEETIESDAEGPLSGKSVAVKDNISTEGVRTTCGSAMLETYVPPYDATVVDRLKDAGATIVGKANMDEFGMGGTTETSAYGAVKNPVDEARVPGGSSGGSAAAVAAGEADLALGSDTGGSVRNPAAFCGVVGIKPTYGLVSRYGLVAYANSLEQIGPIANTVEDAAALLDVISGPDPKDSTTRFDVGGEGDAEGQPTHPATDSNYAAAADGDVDGTTIGVVTDLLDGADDRVVETFEAALDDLRARGAETVEVSLDSVEHAVQAYYVIAMSEASSNLARFDGVRYGTSGGYEGNWNDAFARAREEGFGEEVKRRILLGTYALSAGYHDKYYKKAQDARAWVKRDFDDALEAADVLATPTMPVLPPRLGESLDDPLQLYLMDANTVPVNLANLPAISVPAGEVDGLPVGLQLIGPKFGEEAIVRAASAVEA; encoded by the coding sequence ATGAGCCTGAACGCGTTCATCACCGAGGAGACGATCGAGAGCGACGCCGAGGGGCCGCTCTCGGGGAAGAGCGTCGCCGTCAAGGACAACATCAGCACCGAGGGCGTCCGGACGACCTGCGGCTCAGCGATGCTCGAAACCTACGTGCCGCCCTACGACGCGACCGTGGTCGACCGCCTGAAGGACGCCGGGGCGACCATCGTCGGCAAGGCGAATATGGACGAGTTCGGGATGGGAGGCACCACCGAGACGTCCGCCTACGGCGCGGTGAAGAACCCCGTCGACGAGGCGCGCGTCCCGGGCGGCTCCTCCGGCGGCTCCGCGGCCGCCGTCGCGGCGGGCGAGGCGGACCTCGCGCTCGGTTCCGACACGGGCGGCTCCGTCCGCAACCCGGCGGCGTTCTGCGGCGTCGTCGGAATCAAGCCGACCTACGGGCTCGTCTCCCGATACGGCCTCGTCGCCTACGCGAACTCCCTCGAACAGATCGGGCCGATCGCGAACACCGTCGAGGACGCCGCGGCGCTCCTGGACGTCATCTCGGGGCCGGATCCGAAGGATTCGACAACGCGGTTCGACGTCGGCGGTGAAGGGGACGCGGAAGGCCAACCGACCCACCCCGCGACGGACTCGAACTACGCCGCCGCGGCCGACGGCGACGTCGACGGCACGACGATCGGCGTCGTCACGGACCTGCTCGACGGCGCGGACGACCGCGTCGTCGAGACGTTCGAGGCCGCCCTCGACGACCTCCGCGCGCGGGGCGCGGAGACCGTCGAAGTGTCGCTCGACTCCGTCGAACACGCCGTGCAGGCGTACTACGTCATCGCGATGTCGGAGGCCTCATCGAACCTCGCGCGGTTCGACGGCGTTCGATATGGAACGTCCGGCGGCTACGAGGGCAACTGGAACGACGCCTTCGCCCGCGCCCGCGAGGAGGGCTTCGGCGAGGAGGTCAAGCGCCGGATCCTGCTCGGGACCTACGCGCTCTCGGCCGGCTATCACGACAAGTATTACAAAAAGGCCCAGGACGCCCGTGCGTGGGTGAAGCGCGACTTCGACGACGCCCTCGAGGCGGCGGACGTGCTCGCGACGCCGACGATGCCCGTCCTGCCGCCCCGACTGGGCGAGAGCCTCGACGACCCGCTGCAGCTGTACCTGATGGACGCCAACACGGTGCCGGTGAACCTCGCGAACCTGCCCGCCATCTCGGTGCCCGCCGGCGAGGTCGACGGCCTGCCGGTCGGCCTGCAACTGATCGGCCCGAAGTTCGGCGAGGAAGCGATCGTGCGGGCGGCCTCCGCTGTCGAAGCGTAA
- the gatC gene encoding Asp-tRNA(Asn)/Glu-tRNA(Gln) amidotransferase subunit GatC, whose translation MSETAVDAEEVERVAELARVDLADDEVDAFSAQFAEILEYFEALDEVPEIESDADLVNVMRPDEVEASLDQDEALANAAETEDGFFKGPRVS comes from the coding sequence ATGAGCGAGACGGCTGTCGACGCCGAGGAGGTCGAACGCGTCGCGGAGCTGGCGCGCGTCGATCTCGCTGACGACGAGGTCGACGCGTTTTCGGCGCAGTTCGCCGAGATCCTCGAGTATTTCGAGGCCCTCGACGAGGTGCCCGAAATCGAAAGCGACGCCGACCTGGTGAACGTGATGCGCCCCGACGAGGTCGAGGCGAGCCTCGACCAGGACGAAGCGCTCGCGAACGCCGCAGAGACCGAGGACGGCTTCTTCAAAGGCCCGCGGGTGTCGTGA
- a CDS encoding NUDIX hydrolase has product METTRHFTATVYIVESGAVALHRHERLGIRIPPGGHVDRDELPHEAGLREVREETGLDAELVDGTGEIDAPAGRALPRPRHQMLYDINVDGDGAVGHQHIDHVYYARVGSREIDPDGDDEADADVWAWYDESDLRASDVDPDTVQFSLEAIEAAAGEALPEHAAGDG; this is encoded by the coding sequence ATGGAGACGACGCGTCACTTCACGGCGACGGTCTACATCGTCGAGAGCGGGGCGGTCGCCCTGCACCGCCACGAGCGACTCGGAATCCGCATCCCGCCCGGCGGCCACGTCGACCGCGACGAACTCCCGCACGAGGCCGGACTGCGCGAGGTCCGCGAGGAGACCGGTCTCGACGCCGAACTGGTGGACGGGACCGGGGAAATCGACGCGCCCGCCGGACGCGCCCTCCCGCGACCGCGACACCAGATGCTCTACGACATCAACGTCGACGGCGACGGGGCCGTGGGCCACCAGCACATCGACCACGTCTACTACGCCCGCGTCGGCTCCCGCGAGATCGACCCCGACGGCGACGACGAGGCCGACGCCGACGTCTGGGCGTGGTACGACGAGTCGGACCTGCGGGCGAGCGACGTCGACCCCGACACGGTGCAGTTCTCGCTGGAGGCGATCGAGGCCGCGGCGGGCGAAGCGCTCCCCGAGCACGCCGCCGGGGACGGTTAG
- a CDS encoding asparagine synthase C-terminal domain-containing protein — protein sequence MSGDRGPPAHRPALDGADPDTVRTAIETGEPLPGTGGFAGVVDGRLVRDALGRRPLYVERDDRSSWAFDPGTRSDPVPVPAGTVTPLGAFPADTPDGDARFWTLPDPEPNGDDGGALRAVREAVLDRTRAVGVRSDTAGDPADVAVAFSGGVDSAVVAAGVPDAPCYVAGFEGCHDVAAAREAAAAMDRDLRVVELTHDDLRETIPDLVAAIGRTNPMDLSIALPLYLVGERAAADGFDRLALGQGADELFGGYAKVEKAPADPRVDADTVRGARREVLTTIPNQIDRDVVALRAAGVDPVTPLLHDDVVSAALELPGHLLVDDGQRKVALRAAARDVVPESVRTADKKAVQYGTYVSRELDRLARRAGFKRRMENHVERYVRELVGDGPVRPPGDEAGGSGSGD from the coding sequence ATGTCGGGCGACCGCGGACCGCCGGCCCACCGCCCGGCGCTCGACGGGGCCGATCCGGACACGGTTCGAACCGCCATCGAAACGGGTGAGCCGCTGCCCGGCACTGGGGGGTTCGCGGGCGTCGTCGACGGCCGACTCGTCCGCGACGCGCTCGGCCGGCGGCCGCTGTACGTCGAGCGCGACGACCGCTCGTCGTGGGCGTTCGACCCGGGGACGCGCTCGGATCCTGTCCCCGTCCCGGCGGGGACAGTCACTCCGCTCGGGGCTTTCCCGGCCGACACGCCGGACGGCGACGCTCGCTTCTGGACGCTTCCCGACCCCGAACCGAACGGCGACGACGGCGGCGCGCTCCGCGCGGTCCGGGAGGCGGTGCTGGATCGGACGCGGGCCGTCGGTGTCCGATCGGACACTGCGGGGGATCCGGCCGACGTGGCCGTGGCCTTCTCCGGGGGCGTCGACTCCGCGGTCGTCGCCGCCGGCGTCCCGGACGCGCCGTGTTACGTCGCCGGCTTCGAGGGCTGTCACGACGTCGCGGCCGCGCGTGAGGCGGCCGCGGCGATGGACCGGGACCTCCGCGTCGTCGAACTCACGCACGACGACCTCCGTGAGACGATCCCGGACCTCGTCGCGGCGATCGGCCGAACGAACCCGATGGACCTCTCGATCGCCCTGCCGCTCTACCTCGTCGGCGAGCGCGCCGCGGCCGACGGCTTCGACCGCCTCGCGCTCGGGCAGGGCGCGGACGAACTGTTCGGCGGATACGCCAAGGTCGAGAAGGCCCCGGCGGACCCGCGCGTCGACGCCGACACGGTCCGCGGTGCGCGCCGGGAGGTCCTGACGACGATCCCCAACCAGATCGACCGCGACGTGGTCGCGCTCCGCGCCGCCGGCGTCGACCCGGTCACGCCGCTGCTCCACGACGACGTCGTGTCGGCGGCGCTGGAGCTCCCGGGCCACCTGCTGGTCGACGACGGGCAGCGGAAAGTCGCGCTGCGGGCGGCCGCTCGCGACGTGGTTCCGGAGTCGGTTCGGACGGCCGACAAGAAAGCGGTCCAGTACGGGACCTATGTCTCCCGGGAGCTGGATCGGTTGGCCCGTCGCGCGGGGTTCAAACGCCGGATGGAAAATCACGTCGAGCGCTACGTCCGCGAACTCGTCGGCGACGGCCCCGTCCGGCCGCCCGGCGACGAGGCGGGCGGATCTGGCTCCGGCGACTAA
- a CDS encoding CehA/McbA family metallohydrolase produces the protein MLSVELHAHSSLSYDGRDPVELLLAQAQAVGLDALAVTDHDEIDASLEAAELAPEYGLVGIPAMEVTSAAGHVLAFGIEELVPAGLSYDETLDRIHGQGGIAVVPHPFQSSRHGVAAHISRDQLAAADAIEVYNSRLFTGWANRKAKRFATARELPMTAGSDAHIGEMVGQAVTEVATDDRSAEGILDAIVAGKTSVVGSRTPWRISFRQFGGGVKRRIKRTVSDLV, from the coding sequence GTGCTATCGGTCGAGCTGCACGCGCACTCGTCGCTGTCGTACGACGGCCGCGACCCCGTCGAACTGCTCTTAGCGCAGGCGCAGGCGGTCGGGCTCGACGCGCTGGCGGTCACGGACCACGACGAGATCGACGCGAGCCTCGAAGCCGCGGAACTGGCCCCGGAGTACGGGCTCGTCGGGATTCCGGCGATGGAAGTGACGTCCGCCGCGGGACACGTTCTCGCGTTCGGTATCGAGGAACTCGTCCCCGCCGGTCTCTCGTACGACGAGACGCTCGACCGCATCCACGGACAGGGCGGCATCGCCGTCGTCCCGCATCCGTTTCAGTCCTCTCGACACGGCGTCGCCGCCCACATCAGCCGCGACCAACTCGCCGCCGCCGACGCCATCGAAGTGTACAACTCCCGGCTGTTCACGGGCTGGGCCAACCGGAAGGCCAAGCGCTTCGCGACCGCCCGCGAACTGCCGATGACCGCCGGCAGCGACGCCCACATCGGCGAGATGGTCGGACAGGCCGTCACCGAGGTCGCGACCGACGACCGCTCCGCCGAGGGGATCCTCGACGCTATCGTCGCGGGGAAGACGAGCGTCGTCGGAAGCCGGACGCCCTGGCGGATCTCCTTCCGCCAGTTCGGCGGCGGGGTCAAGCGCCGGATCAAGCGCACCGTCTCGGACCTCGTGTAG
- the purL gene encoding phosphoribosylformylglycinamidine synthase subunit PurL codes for MSLPDSDRELVTAELGRDPTSTEAALFENLWSEHCAYRSSRPLLSAFSSEGDQVVVGPGDDAAVVRLPDNDGESDSETYVTMGIESHNHPSYVDPYDGAATGVGGIVRDTLSMGAYPIALTDSLYFGGFDREHTRYLLDGVVEGIADYGNAIGVPTVGGSVEFHDDYEGNPLVNVACVGLVDEERLVTAEAQAAGNKLVLVGNATGRDGLGGASFASEDLAEDAETEDRPAVQVGDPYSEKLLIEANEDLIDAGLIQSARDLGAAGLGGASSELVAKGGFGARIDLDRVHQREPNMNPLEIVLAESQERMCYEVRPEDVDAVADIAERYDLGCSVIGEVSEGNYVCRFNSETVVDVPPEFLADGAPMNDLDSVEPTQPEPDRPDVDVESAFEAVVSAPNTASKRWVYRQYDHEVGARTALLPGDDAAVLAIREAGTGLTISAGAVPAWTDCAPYDGARAVALENATNLAAKGATPLAAVDCLNGGNPEKPDVYGGFKGIVDGLADMCRDLSVPVVGGNVSLYNDSVAGPIPPTPTLAMVGAKEGYDAPPAAFDGEGTVLLVGDESDALGGSELLAQVGGSDRFPTLPENASDVVTTLASVADADPTLAVHDVSNGGLAVALAEMVTAESGADVAVEDPVALFEETPGRAIVETTDPDAVEEAFDGVAPVTTLGEATEDGTLSLSVDGTKLAVDAETIASLRDVLATELD; via the coding sequence ATGAGCCTGCCGGACTCTGATCGCGAACTCGTCACGGCCGAACTCGGGCGTGACCCCACCTCGACGGAAGCCGCGCTGTTCGAGAACCTCTGGAGCGAACACTGCGCGTACCGCTCGTCGCGACCCCTCCTCTCCGCGTTCTCCTCGGAGGGCGACCAGGTCGTCGTCGGCCCGGGCGACGACGCCGCCGTCGTCCGCCTCCCGGACAACGACGGCGAATCCGATTCGGAGACGTACGTCACGATGGGGATCGAGAGCCACAACCACCCCTCGTACGTCGACCCCTACGACGGCGCGGCGACGGGCGTCGGCGGCATCGTCCGCGACACGCTCTCGATGGGCGCGTATCCGATCGCCCTGACGGACAGTCTCTACTTCGGCGGCTTCGACCGCGAACACACCCGCTACCTCCTCGACGGCGTCGTCGAGGGGATCGCCGACTACGGCAACGCCATCGGCGTTCCCACCGTGGGCGGCAGCGTCGAGTTCCACGACGATTACGAGGGCAACCCGCTGGTCAACGTCGCCTGCGTCGGTCTGGTCGACGAGGAGCGACTCGTGACCGCCGAGGCGCAGGCGGCGGGCAACAAACTCGTGCTCGTCGGGAACGCGACCGGCCGCGACGGCCTCGGCGGAGCCTCGTTCGCCAGCGAGGACCTTGCAGAGGACGCCGAGACGGAGGATCGGCCGGCCGTCCAGGTCGGCGACCCCTACTCGGAGAAACTGCTGATCGAAGCCAACGAGGACCTGATCGACGCCGGCCTGATCCAGTCGGCACGCGACCTGGGCGCGGCCGGTCTCGGCGGCGCGTCCTCCGAACTCGTCGCGAAGGGCGGCTTCGGCGCGCGGATCGACCTCGACCGGGTCCACCAGCGCGAGCCGAATATGAATCCGCTGGAAATCGTCCTCGCGGAGTCCCAAGAGCGGATGTGTTACGAGGTCCGACCGGAAGACGTCGACGCCGTCGCGGACATCGCCGAGCGCTACGACCTCGGCTGCTCGGTCATCGGCGAGGTCTCCGAGGGGAACTACGTATGTCGCTTCAACAGTGAGACGGTCGTCGACGTGCCGCCGGAGTTCCTCGCGGACGGCGCGCCGATGAACGACCTCGACTCCGTCGAACCGACCCAGCCCGAACCCGACCGCCCCGATGTCGACGTCGAATCCGCGTTCGAGGCGGTCGTGAGCGCGCCCAACACGGCCTCGAAGCGCTGGGTCTACCGCCAGTACGACCACGAGGTCGGCGCGCGGACGGCGCTGCTCCCCGGCGACGACGCCGCGGTGCTCGCGATCCGGGAGGCGGGGACGGGCCTCACAATTTCAGCGGGAGCGGTTCCCGCGTGGACCGACTGCGCGCCCTACGACGGTGCCCGCGCCGTCGCCTTGGAGAACGCGACGAACCTCGCCGCCAAGGGCGCGACGCCGTTGGCGGCGGTCGACTGTCTGAACGGCGGCAACCCCGAGAAACCGGACGTCTACGGCGGTTTCAAGGGAATCGTCGACGGGCTCGCGGATATGTGCCGCGACCTCTCGGTCCCGGTGGTCGGTGGGAACGTCTCGCTGTACAACGATTCCGTCGCCGGCCCGATCCCGCCGACCCCGACGCTCGCGATGGTCGGCGCGAAGGAGGGCTACGACGCCCCGCCGGCCGCCTTCGACGGTGAGGGGACGGTCCTCCTGGTCGGCGACGAGAGCGACGCGCTCGGCGGCTCGGAACTGCTCGCACAGGTGGGTGGATCGGATCGGTTCCCGACGCTGCCGGAGAACGCCAGCGACGTCGTCACGACGCTCGCGTCGGTCGCCGACGCCGACCCGACGCTCGCCGTTCACGACGTGAGCAACGGCGGCCTCGCGGTCGCGCTCGCGGAGATGGTCACGGCCGAGAGCGGGGCGGACGTCGCCGTCGAGGACCCTGTGGCGCTCTTCGAGGAGACACCCGGACGGGCGATCGTCGAGACCACAGACCCCGACGCGGTCGAAGAGGCTTTCGACGGCGTCGCGCCGGTAACGACGCTGGGCGAAGCGACGGAGGACGGAACGCTGTCGCTCTCGGTTGACGGGACGAAGCTCGCGGTCGACGCCGAGACGATCGCGTCACTGCGCGACGTGCTCGCGACGGAACTGGACTGA
- a CDS encoding DUF7550 family protein, whose amino-acid sequence MADHDDHGHDDTHGSELVDVRVTSPMQQFGMSQVTTGLLVLVVGLAVVFGVPFLLG is encoded by the coding sequence ATGGCCGATCACGACGATCACGGACACGACGATACCCACGGGAGCGAACTGGTGGACGTACGCGTCACCTCGCCGATGCAGCAGTTCGGGATGAGCCAGGTCACGACGGGGCTTCTCGTCCTCGTCGTGGGTCTGGCAGTCGTCTTCGGCGTTCCGTTCCTCCTCGGCTGA
- a CDS encoding glycoside hydrolase family 13 protein has product MTDRDRDDGVGESGGNADEAETLPNGETRRWWKEAVVYQIYPRSFNDSDGDGVGDIPGILRRVDYLDDLGVDVVWLNPVYESPNADNGYDIADYRSIASEFGEMADWEALLAELHDRDIRLVMDLVVNHTSDEHAWFRQSRESRESEYRDWYFWREGRDAEAVPWSAEAGPDGEAPPNDWESFFGGPAWTYDEATGEWYLHLFDEKQPDLDWTNERVREEVFDTMAWWLEKGIDGFRMDVINLISKPPGLPSTDPDRGIETIDRVTNGPRVHEYLREMREAVLSPDLLTVGEMVGEELPMKDARQYVGQGPDRDGLSMLFHFEHMLLDRGEELWETSEWDLTDLKAVFDRWQDGLADEGWNSLYFANHDQPRAVSRFGDDGEYRRESAKLLATLLHTLRGTPYVYQGEELGMTNVPFESLSEFRDVDTLNPVRRAIERGEIDSFESVAEGVRANSRDNARTPMQWSDGADAGFTDGEPWIKVNPNHAEINVADERDDPDSVWHYYRRLIELRAEHDVMVYGDYDPYLREHESVWAYTRTLGEERWLVTLNFSGTATEFELPADIVADADPSVVIANYDLDGTDRVRSAATGSFDLRPWEARVYDL; this is encoded by the coding sequence ATGACCGACAGAGACCGCGACGACGGAGTCGGGGAATCCGGCGGGAACGCAGACGAGGCCGAGACACTTCCGAACGGCGAAACCCGGCGGTGGTGGAAGGAGGCGGTCGTCTATCAGATCTATCCCAGATCCTTCAACGACAGCGACGGCGACGGCGTCGGCGACATCCCGGGCATCCTTCGAAGGGTGGACTACCTCGACGACCTCGGCGTCGACGTCGTCTGGCTCAACCCCGTCTACGAATCGCCGAACGCCGACAACGGCTACGACATCGCGGACTACCGTTCGATCGCGTCTGAGTTCGGGGAGATGGCCGACTGGGAGGCCCTCCTCGCTGAACTCCACGATCGGGACATCCGGCTCGTGATGGACCTCGTCGTGAATCACACGTCCGACGAGCACGCGTGGTTTCGACAGTCGAGAGAGTCGCGGGAGAGCGAGTACCGGGACTGGTACTTCTGGCGCGAGGGAAGGGATGCCGAGGCCGTTCCGTGGTCGGCAGAAGCGGGTCCCGACGGGGAGGCACCGCCGAACGACTGGGAGTCGTTCTTCGGCGGCCCCGCCTGGACCTACGACGAGGCGACGGGAGAGTGGTACCTCCACCTGTTCGACGAGAAGCAACCGGACCTCGACTGGACGAACGAACGAGTCCGCGAGGAGGTGTTCGACACGATGGCGTGGTGGCTCGAGAAGGGCATCGACGGGTTCCGAATGGACGTCATCAATCTCATCTCGAAGCCGCCGGGGCTCCCGTCGACCGACCCCGACCGGGGGATCGAAACGATCGATCGGGTTACGAACGGTCCCCGCGTCCACGAGTACCTCCGGGAGATGCGCGAGGCCGTGCTCTCTCCGGACCTCCTCACCGTCGGCGAGATGGTCGGCGAGGAACTCCCGATGAAAGACGCCCGGCAATACGTGGGACAGGGACCGGACCGCGACGGCCTCTCGATGCTGTTTCACTTCGAGCATATGCTCCTCGACCGGGGCGAAGAGCTGTGGGAGACGAGCGAGTGGGATCTCACCGATCTGAAGGCCGTCTTCGACCGATGGCAGGACGGGCTCGCCGACGAGGGATGGAATTCGCTGTACTTCGCCAACCACGACCAGCCGCGCGCGGTGTCGCGCTTCGGCGACGACGGGGAGTACCGTCGGGAGTCGGCGAAGCTCCTGGCGACGCTGCTCCACACGCTCCGGGGAACGCCCTACGTCTACCAGGGCGAGGAACTCGGGATGACGAACGTCCCCTTCGAGTCGCTCTCGGAGTTCCGCGACGTCGACACGCTGAATCCGGTCCGACGGGCGATCGAGCGCGGCGAGATCGACTCCTTCGAGAGCGTGGCCGAAGGCGTCCGCGCGAACAGCCGCGACAACGCTCGAACCCCGATGCAGTGGTCTGACGGGGCTGACGCCGGCTTCACCGACGGGGAGCCGTGGATCAAGGTGAACCCGAACCACGCGGAGATCAACGTCGCCGACGAGCGCGACGATCCGGACTCGGTGTGGCACTACTACCGGCGGCTGATCGAGTTGCGGGCGGAACACGACGTGATGGTCTACGGCGACTACGACCCCTACCTGCGGGAGCACGAATCGGTCTGGGCGTACACCCGAACGCTCGGCGAGGAGCGCTGGCTGGTGACCCTCAACTTCTCCGGGACGGCGACCGAGTTCGAACTCCCGGCAGACATCGTCGCCGACGCGGACCCGAGCGTCGTGATCGCGAACTACGACTTGGACGGGACGGACCGCGTTCGGAGCGCGGCGACCGGATCCTTCGATCTTCGACCGTGGGAGGCGCGCGTCTACGACCTCTAA
- the hisF gene encoding imidazole glycerol phosphate synthase subunit HisF: MLTKRIIPCIDVDLDDDGNPAVYTGVNFEDLEYTGDPVEMAKRYNEAGADEFVFLDITASAAGRETMLDTVSRVADEVFIPLTVGGGIRTKEDIKETLRAGADKVSINTAALENPDLIDEGARAFGSQCIVISVDARRRFDEAGEYYAEVDGESCWFECTVKGGREGTGVDVVEWAREAESRGAGELFVNSIDADGTKDGYDIPLTKAVCDTVSTPVIASSGCGGPEDMYEVFTEAGADAGLAASIFHFGDYSIQETKEYLDERGVPVRL, from the coding sequence ATGCTCACGAAGCGGATCATCCCCTGCATCGACGTCGACCTCGACGACGACGGGAACCCCGCCGTCTACACCGGCGTCAACTTCGAGGACCTGGAGTACACCGGCGACCCCGTCGAGATGGCGAAGCGGTACAACGAGGCCGGCGCGGACGAGTTCGTCTTCCTCGACATCACCGCCTCTGCAGCGGGCCGGGAGACGATGCTCGATACGGTCTCGCGCGTCGCCGACGAGGTGTTCATTCCGCTGACGGTCGGCGGCGGGATCAGGACGAAAGAAGACATCAAGGAGACGCTCCGGGCCGGTGCGGACAAGGTCTCGATCAACACCGCGGCGCTGGAGAATCCGGACCTGATCGACGAGGGCGCCCGCGCATTCGGGTCCCAGTGCATCGTCATCTCCGTCGACGCGCGTCGGCGTTTCGACGAGGCGGGCGAGTACTACGCCGAGGTCGACGGCGAGTCCTGCTGGTTCGAGTGCACGGTCAAGGGCGGCCGCGAGGGCACCGGCGTCGACGTCGTCGAGTGGGCGCGCGAGGCGGAGTCCCGCGGCGCGGGCGAACTGTTCGTCAACTCTATCGACGCCGACGGGACCAAAGACGGCTACGACATCCCGCTGACGAAGGCCGTCTGCGATACGGTCTCGACGCCCGTGATCGCCTCCTCGGGCTGTGGCGGTCCGGAGGATATGTACGAGGTGTTCACCGAGGCGGGCGCGGACGCCGGCCTCGCGGCGTCGATCTTCCACTTCGGCGACTACAGCATCCAGGAGACGAAGGAGTACCTCGACGAGCGCGGCGTCCCCGTCCGGCTGTAA
- a CDS encoding DNA-directed RNA polymerase subunit L, whose translation MELRVIDKTEEELRIEVAGEDHTFMNVMKGALLETEGVAAATYDVNPEQSGGQTEPILSIKTEAGVDPLDALEDASRNVQTMVEDFSAAFEAAA comes from the coding sequence ATGGAACTGCGGGTCATCGACAAGACCGAGGAGGAACTCCGCATCGAGGTCGCGGGCGAGGACCACACGTTTATGAACGTGATGAAGGGCGCGCTTCTGGAGACCGAAGGCGTCGCCGCGGCGACCTACGACGTGAACCCCGAACAGTCGGGCGGACAGACCGAACCGATCCTCTCGATCAAGACGGAGGCCGGCGTCGACCCCCTCGACGCGCTCGAAGACGCCTCCCGCAACGTCCAGACGATGGTCGAAGACTTCTCCGCGGCGTTCGAAGCCGCAGCGTAG
- a CDS encoding MBL fold metallo-hydrolase — protein MDVTRIPLGNTVFEGENNAYLVDGAVTTLVDVGIAMPDVRDDLLDGLAAADIAPPDLDQILLTHWHPDHSGLAGELQERSGAAVRAHEADVPLIAGDEDATADLRALRTRRFEEWGVPDEKRAELQAVQSGFDSVAGSPSDVESLADGDRIPAGDGEFEVYHLPGHAAGHVAFAFETTSVRDDASAHGDASKPRGDESADEPRLEAFVGDVILPEYTPNVGGADLRLDRPLAQYLDSLDRLIGLDLDYAWPGHRDPIAAPSERARVIRAHHVERTRRVVDALREHGPADAWTVSAHLFGELEDIHILHGPGEAFAHLDHLEHAGVVDREGSVYRLVDRDPDVSALFSNTKY, from the coding sequence ATGGACGTCACCCGCATTCCGCTCGGAAACACGGTCTTCGAGGGGGAGAACAACGCGTACCTGGTCGACGGGGCCGTGACGACGCTCGTCGACGTCGGCATCGCGATGCCCGACGTTCGCGATGACCTCCTCGACGGGCTCGCCGCGGCCGACATCGCTCCCCCTGATCTCGATCAGATCCTCCTGACGCACTGGCACCCCGACCACAGCGGCCTGGCAGGTGAACTGCAGGAGCGCTCGGGGGCCGCGGTGCGCGCCCACGAGGCCGACGTCCCGCTGATCGCCGGCGACGAGGACGCGACTGCCGACCTGCGAGCGCTGCGGACGCGGCGCTTCGAGGAGTGGGGCGTCCCGGACGAGAAACGCGCGGAACTGCAGGCGGTTCAGTCGGGGTTCGACTCGGTGGCCGGCAGCCCCTCCGACGTCGAGTCGCTCGCCGACGGCGACCGGATACCCGCCGGTGACGGCGAGTTCGAGGTGTATCACCTCCCGGGACACGCGGCCGGGCACGTCGCGTTCGCGTTCGAGACGACGTCGGTCCGCGACGACGCCTCGGCACACGGTGACGCCTCGAAGCCCCGCGGCGACGAATCGGCCGACGAACCGCGGCTCGAGGCCTTCGTCGGCGACGTCATCCTCCCCGAGTACACGCCCAACGTCGGCGGGGCGGACCTCCGGCTCGACCGACCGCTCGCACAGTATCTGGACAGCCTCGATCGACTCATCGGCCTCGACCTCGACTACGCGTGGCCGGGGCACCGCGATCCGATCGCAGCGCCGTCCGAGCGGGCGCGAGTGATCCGCGCGCACCACGTCGAGCGCACTCGAAGAGTCGTCGACGCCCTCCGCGAACACGGTCCGGCAGACGCGTGGACGGTCAGCGCGCACCTCTTCGGCGAACTCGAAGACATTCACATCCTTCACGGCCCGGGCGAGGCGTTCGCGCACTTGGACCACCTGGAACACGCCGGCGTGGTCGACCGCGAGGGCTCCGTCTATCGGTTGGTCGACCGCGACCCCGACGTTTCGGCGCTGTTCTCGAATACGAAATACTGA